From one Bacteroides eggerthii genomic stretch:
- a CDS encoding SusC/RagA family TonB-linked outer membrane protein gives MKGNKESICRFGMVKYRASALLLCLLWICIDLLAQTSPDKVTVEGVVYDQSGFPLIGVNIVEKENSSSGIITDIDGHFSMSVSRNATLVFSYVGFEKKELQLAGLKSFTNLKIELEDDTQKLTEVVVVGYGVQKKASIVGAITQAKGDDLLKVGGTTNVSSALTGMLPGVTAIQSSGEPGSDQAQIVIRGKSTWGSTEPLVLVDGIERSFNDIDPNEIESLSVLKDASATAVYGVKGANGVILVTTKRGKEGKIKINFSSNFGLKEPINNYEVLDRLTAMDLASEAHANEGRWDKIYSETYKDNWRNNTDPYFYPELNWKDLLYKKVAFSQQYNLNMSGGTSFVKYFASIGYTKDGDVFKTEKQPEYDPTFKYERYNYRTNLDMDVTKYTKISVNLAGDIATRNRPLSYMGRDPFGSSSATNNSDLFSYMYLMPNYVYPLRYENGILGTTSIGRWWNPIYSLNYQGSATQKTSRLFSDVTLKQNLDFITKGLSVQAKVSYNTTFAYNRLIQKDVACMYWEPGSDPIWFPNDEWVEKPAVYGGETLDHSVKDLYYEASINYARKFGGHDLSVLGVFNRRNYETKRAGNSLVDFPSYEESWVGRVTYNYNNRYFAEFNGAYTGSEKFAPGKRFGFFPSMAIGWMITEEPFIKKMDFLSFLTKAKVRYSYGEVGSDHGASRFTYLTQYSSGSNATFGDDKAYNDYVLYFESGAANENATWETARKQNLGIELSFFNKLNLVVDFFSEKRDGILMKRENTVPIWFGQTAPYANLGKTKNHGYEIEAEWRDNISDFQYYLKAGFSFQENRVVFRDDPINRLEYQKSAGKPIGYLSRLDQIDINRSWDDVYNTPASIWQNDIRQPGDFIYNDYNGDGVIDDNDKVPMKLTSDPAYTYSFTLGFNYKNFGFRALFYGVAGVEKRTSFLWEFPYDYDMAWPESLERWHWNNVDANRPRLSMKNTAHIRQSSTYGLMDASYFRLKTLELSYDIKAEVLRRFVGINNMQVYVNGNNLFTITSFDNRIDPESGGSGSYPLTRRYNMGFRLTF, from the coding sequence ATGAAAGGAAACAAAGAATCGATATGCAGATTCGGCATGGTTAAATACAGAGCCAGTGCTTTACTATTGTGCCTATTATGGATATGCATTGATTTATTAGCACAAACATCTCCCGATAAAGTGACAGTGGAAGGTGTAGTCTATGACCAAAGTGGATTTCCGCTGATTGGTGTAAATATTGTAGAAAAAGAAAATTCTTCAAGTGGAATCATTACTGACATTGACGGGCACTTTAGTATGAGTGTATCCCGAAATGCTACTTTAGTATTTTCTTATGTAGGTTTTGAGAAAAAAGAATTGCAATTAGCAGGTTTAAAGTCATTTACTAATTTGAAAATCGAGTTGGAGGATGATACTCAAAAATTGACGGAAGTTGTTGTTGTGGGGTATGGTGTGCAGAAAAAGGCGTCGATAGTTGGTGCTATTACTCAGGCTAAAGGCGATGATCTATTGAAGGTAGGAGGAACTACCAATGTATCTAGTGCTCTTACAGGTATGCTTCCTGGAGTTACAGCAATACAGTCAAGTGGAGAGCCAGGTAGTGACCAAGCGCAAATAGTCATTCGAGGAAAGTCTACTTGGGGAAGCACAGAACCTCTAGTCTTAGTTGATGGTATTGAACGTAGTTTTAATGATATTGATCCTAACGAAATCGAGAGTTTATCAGTCTTAAAGGATGCATCTGCTACTGCTGTATATGGAGTAAAAGGGGCTAATGGGGTAATTTTGGTGACAACTAAACGAGGTAAAGAAGGTAAAATTAAAATTAATTTCTCTTCAAACTTTGGATTGAAAGAACCTATAAATAATTATGAAGTATTGGATAGACTGACTGCAATGGATTTAGCAAGTGAGGCTCATGCCAACGAAGGACGTTGGGATAAAATCTATAGTGAAACCTATAAAGATAATTGGAGAAACAATACTGATCCTTATTTTTATCCAGAACTTAATTGGAAAGATTTACTTTACAAGAAGGTCGCTTTTTCACAACAGTATAATTTGAATATGTCAGGTGGAACCTCTTTTGTTAAATATTTTGCTTCCATTGGGTATACTAAAGATGGAGATGTTTTTAAAACAGAAAAACAACCTGAGTACGATCCAACCTTCAAATATGAGCGATATAATTATCGTACCAATCTTGATATGGATGTAACCAAGTATACTAAAATATCTGTAAACCTTGCTGGAGATATAGCGACTCGTAACCGCCCTTTATCATATATGGGGAGAGACCCATTTGGTTCCTCATCTGCTACCAATAATTCAGACCTTTTTTCTTACATGTATTTGATGCCTAATTATGTTTATCCATTAAGATATGAAAATGGTATTTTAGGTACAACTTCAATTGGACGTTGGTGGAATCCTATTTATTCACTGAATTATCAGGGTAGCGCCACTCAAAAAACAAGTCGGTTATTTAGTGATGTAACTTTAAAGCAAAATTTAGATTTTATTACTAAAGGTTTGTCGGTACAAGCAAAAGTTTCGTATAACACTACATTTGCCTATAATAGGTTGATACAAAAGGATGTGGCTTGTATGTATTGGGAACCGGGTTCTGACCCTATATGGTTTCCTAATGATGAATGGGTGGAGAAACCTGCTGTATATGGTGGTGAGACATTAGATCACTCAGTCAAAGATTTATATTATGAAGCTTCGATTAATTATGCTCGTAAATTTGGTGGTCATGATCTGTCCGTTTTAGGTGTTTTTAACCGTCGTAATTATGAGACGAAGCGTGCAGGAAACTCATTAGTTGATTTTCCTAGCTATGAAGAAAGCTGGGTGGGACGTGTTACTTATAATTATAACAATCGTTATTTTGCAGAATTCAATGGGGCATATACTGGTTCTGAGAAATTTGCTCCTGGTAAGCGTTTCGGCTTTTTTCCGTCTATGGCAATAGGGTGGATGATTACTGAAGAACCTTTTATCAAAAAAATGGATTTCTTGAGTTTTTTAACAAAAGCAAAAGTGAGATATTCATATGGTGAAGTTGGTAGTGACCATGGTGCGTCGCGCTTTACATACCTTACTCAATATTCTTCTGGTAGTAATGCCACATTCGGTGATGATAAAGCATATAATGATTATGTATTATATTTTGAGAGTGGAGCCGCGAATGAAAATGCAACATGGGAAACAGCGCGTAAACAAAATTTGGGTATTGAACTGTCGTTCTTCAATAAACTCAATCTAGTTGTAGATTTTTTCTCTGAAAAACGTGATGGTATATTGATGAAAAGGGAAAATACGGTGCCTATATGGTTTGGTCAAACTGCTCCGTATGCAAATCTAGGTAAGACCAAAAATCATGGTTATGAGATAGAGGCGGAATGGCGTGATAATATCAGTGATTTTCAATATTATCTTAAGGCAGGTTTCTCATTTCAAGAGAACAGAGTGGTATTTCGTGATGACCCTATAAATCGTTTGGAGTATCAGAAAAGTGCTGGTAAGCCAATCGGCTATCTGTCCAGATTGGATCAGATTGATATTAACCGTTCATGGGATGATGTATATAATACGCCAGCCTCTATTTGGCAAAATGATATCAGACAACCGGGAGATTTCATTTATAACGATTATAACGGTGATGGTGTAATTGATGATAATGACAAAGTTCCTATGAAATTAACTTCAGATCCGGCCTATACTTATTCGTTTACACTTGGATTTAATTATAAGAACTTTGGTTTTAGAGCTTTATTTTATGGAGTAGCTGGAGTCGAAAAACGGACCTCATTTTTGTGGGAATTCCCTTATGATTATGATATGGCATGGCCTGAAAGTTTGGAACGTTGGCACTGGAATAATGTGGATGCCAATCGGCCGCGTCTTAGTATGAAGAATACAGCACATATCCGTCAGTCTTCAACATATGGTTTAATGGATGCTTCTTATTTTAGATTAAAAACATTAGAATTGTCTTATGATATAAAAGCTGAAGTTTTACGCCGTTTTGTAGGCATAAATAATATGCAGGTTTATGTCAATGGCAATAACCTGTTCACGATCACTTCATTTGATAACCGAATTGATCCGGAATCGGGTGGATCGGGCAGTTATCCTTTAACACGCAGATATAATATGGGATTCCGATTAACTTTCTAA
- a CDS encoding YhcH/YjgK/YiaL family protein, translating into MKICVKIMAVILMIFLISCNVNHTKSSQKQSDIMVASNNWDLILHNFKVEPDSSINIDCFRKHYELYPERWKVVFDYLNSLKTDSLLLGTINLSSDVYVTISEYQTKKEEEVLFESHREYIDLQYVIEGSEYIGLSHNATENIVLYNEEKDIAFYKADIEKYLWADSTRFFLFFPEDLHQPCMNTGQSKKVKKVVIKIRAN; encoded by the coding sequence ATGAAAATATGTGTGAAAATAATGGCCGTTATCTTAATGATCTTCTTGATTTCTTGTAATGTAAATCATACAAAATCATCACAAAAACAATCTGATATTATGGTAGCTTCAAATAATTGGGATTTAATCTTACATAACTTTAAAGTTGAACCAGATTCTTCAATAAACATAGACTGTTTCAGAAAGCATTATGAATTATATCCGGAGCGTTGGAAAGTGGTGTTTGATTATTTAAATAGTTTGAAGACAGATTCGTTGTTATTGGGAACTATTAACTTGAGTAGCGATGTATATGTAACAATAAGTGAATATCAAACGAAAAAAGAAGAAGAGGTTTTGTTTGAGTCCCATCGTGAATATATTGATCTGCAATATGTAATAGAAGGTAGCGAATATATAGGTCTCAGTCATAATGCAACAGAGAATATTGTCTTATATAATGAAGAAAAAGATATTGCATTTTATAAAGCTGATATAGAGAAATATCTTTGGGCTGATTCAACAAGATTCTTTCTGTTCTTTCCAGAGGACTTACATCAGCCTTGCATGAATACAGGGCAAAGTAAAAAAGTTAAAAAAGTAGTAATAAAAATCAGAGCCAATTGA
- a CDS encoding sodium:solute symporter — protein MSIIDTIVFLIFTGGVVLLGCSFFSKKRTSDEFTSAGRSLPGWVVGMSIFATYVSSISYLAYPGKAYMADWNAFVFSLSIPIASYFAARYFVPFYRNLGSVSAYSFLEKRFGTWARFYASICYLLTQIARMGSILYLLALPMNALLGWDIKAIIIVTSVAIIFYSMLGGLKAVIWTEAIQGFILIGGALICMFVLMFNMPEGPKQMFDMAVADNKFSLGSFGTSLSDSTFWVCLVYGIFINLQNYGIDQNYVQRYLTAKDEKQAKFSALFGGYLFIPVSMIFFMIGTALYTYYKAYPDLLPMGVTGDSVFPYFIVQELPVGLTGLLIASIFAAGMSTVATSITSSATIILTDYYKRFICKQPTEKQSVCVLYGSNIVVGIIGILVALAFLNVESALDAWWALSSIFSGGMLGLFLLGYVTRKARNVDAVLGVICGVIVVVWMSLSPILFTDGFWSEYKSPFHANLTIVFGTMVIFLIGFVSTNLFKRRKS, from the coding sequence ATGTCTATTATAGATACAATAGTCTTTTTAATATTTACAGGTGGGGTAGTTTTGCTTGGATGTTCTTTTTTTAGTAAAAAACGAACTTCAGATGAATTTACTTCAGCTGGTCGTAGCCTTCCTGGTTGGGTAGTAGGTATGTCTATTTTTGCAACTTATGTAAGTAGTATAAGTTATTTGGCATATCCGGGAAAAGCGTATATGGCCGATTGGAATGCATTTGTATTTAGCCTTTCTATTCCTATTGCTTCTTATTTTGCAGCACGATATTTTGTTCCTTTTTATCGTAATTTAGGTAGTGTTTCTGCATATAGTTTTCTTGAGAAGAGGTTTGGCACCTGGGCTAGGTTCTATGCATCCATTTGTTACTTGCTGACTCAGATAGCACGTATGGGGTCCATACTTTATCTTTTGGCATTACCGATGAATGCTTTATTGGGGTGGGACATTAAAGCTATTATAATAGTTACAAGTGTAGCCATTATCTTCTATTCAATGTTGGGCGGATTAAAAGCAGTGATATGGACTGAAGCTATTCAGGGTTTTATATTGATTGGTGGAGCTCTAATATGTATGTTTGTATTGATGTTTAACATGCCCGAAGGACCTAAGCAAATGTTTGATATGGCAGTCGCTGATAATAAATTCAGTTTAGGGAGTTTTGGAACCAGTCTATCTGATTCCACTTTTTGGGTATGCTTGGTTTATGGAATCTTTATTAACCTTCAGAATTATGGTATTGATCAAAACTATGTACAGCGCTATTTAACGGCTAAAGATGAGAAACAGGCTAAATTCTCAGCATTATTTGGAGGATATTTATTTATTCCAGTATCAATGATCTTCTTTATGATAGGTACGGCGTTGTATACTTATTACAAAGCATATCCAGATTTATTACCGATGGGTGTTACCGGAGATTCCGTTTTTCCATATTTTATCGTTCAGGAACTTCCTGTCGGGCTTACCGGTTTACTGATTGCATCTATATTTGCTGCTGGCATGAGTACGGTTGCAACTAGTATTACTAGCTCAGCAACAATTATACTTACAGACTATTATAAAAGATTTATTTGTAAACAACCAACTGAAAAACAATCGGTTTGCGTGCTTTATGGCTCAAATATAGTTGTCGGTATCATTGGCATATTAGTGGCATTAGCTTTTTTGAATGTAGAAAGTGCTTTAGATGCTTGGTGGGCTTTATCCTCCATATTTAGTGGAGGAATGTTAGGTTTATTCCTATTAGGATATGTGACAAGGAAGGCTCGTAATGTAGATGCAGTATTGGGAGTAATATGCGGTGTAATAGTTGTTGTTTGGATGAGTTTATCACCAATACTGTTTACTGATGGTTTTTGGAGTGAATACAAAAGCCCGTTTCATGCTAATCTAACAATTGTTTTCGGTACAATGGTTATATTTTTAATAGGCTTTGTCAGTACAAACTTATTTAAACGCAGGAAATCATGA
- a CDS encoding dihydrodipicolinate synthase family protein, translated as MNRLLKSPLSGIIPPLVTPLLDDDTLDVRGLECLIERLIDGGVNALFILGTTGEAQCLSYKLRAEMIRETCRITADRLPVLVCISDTSIVESVRLAQVAANYGAEAVVSAPPYYFASAQPELVEFYDKLIKDLPLPLFLYNMPTHTKVNFAPQTIYRIAENPKVIGFKDSSANLVYFQSVMHIMKDHPNFSMLVGPEEVTGEVVLMGGNGGINGGANMFPKLYVALYNAAKEHNFEELYRLQKIVMQISTTVYTIGKYGSSYLKSLKCALSLLGVCSDFVAAPFNHFEKEERDQVRIALENLNMDLDLKS; from the coding sequence ATGAACAGATTACTTAAATCTCCTTTGTCGGGTATAATCCCGCCATTAGTAACCCCATTATTAGATGATGACACGTTAGATGTTAGAGGCTTGGAGTGTTTAATAGAGCGTCTTATTGATGGAGGTGTAAATGCTCTTTTTATTCTTGGAACAACAGGTGAGGCACAATGCCTAAGTTACAAGTTGCGAGCAGAAATGATTCGTGAGACTTGTCGTATTACAGCAGATCGTTTGCCGGTACTGGTTTGTATATCAGATACATCTATTGTGGAGAGTGTTAGACTTGCACAGGTAGCTGCTAACTATGGTGCTGAAGCTGTAGTTTCTGCACCACCGTATTATTTTGCTTCTGCTCAACCAGAATTAGTGGAATTTTATGATAAGCTCATTAAAGATTTACCACTGCCTCTTTTTTTGTATAATATGCCTACGCATACCAAAGTAAATTTCGCTCCACAAACAATTTATCGTATAGCAGAAAATCCCAAGGTTATAGGGTTTAAAGATAGTTCTGCCAATTTAGTTTATTTTCAGTCGGTAATGCATATAATGAAAGATCATCCAAACTTCTCTATGTTAGTTGGCCCTGAAGAGGTTACCGGAGAAGTTGTTCTGATGGGAGGAAATGGCGGAATTAATGGAGGTGCCAACATGTTTCCTAAGTTATATGTTGCTCTTTACAATGCTGCAAAGGAACATAATTTTGAGGAACTATATCGTCTACAGAAAATTGTGATGCAAATAAGCACTACTGTATACACCATAGGAAAATATGGCTCCAGTTATTTGAAAAGCCTAAAATGCGCTTTATCTCTTTTGGGAGTCTGTAGTGATTTTGTGGCAGCTCCATTTAACCATTTTGAAAAAGAAGAACGTGATCAAGTAAGAATTGCATTAGAAAATTTGAACATGGATCTTGATTTAAAATCATAA
- a CDS encoding FG-GAP repeat domain-containing protein encodes MKKIIILFLTAMICISIHGQANDKYRLKYNNPDLIVDLGVGLWGMPIPIDYDGDGLMDLLMTCPSTPHKGIFYFHNIGNKQTPLFDKGVKLVNTTYRDLSVSYVNGNLHVIHKGVEYLDFKNSLFARPQKIEVTENPLKDIVKERGNTWAYVDYDNDGDLDIIVGLGDWGDYGWDNAYDKNGNWKNGPLHGYVYLLENKNGEYINRGKIKAGKKAIDVYGAPTPNMYDFDGDGDLDLICGEFIDKLTWFENIGTREVPRFAEGRYLENKDGIIKFHIEMILPVAVDFDKDGNIDLMVGDEDGRVAYLRNTGIVIDNMPQFDSPVYLQQKADCVKYGALSTPFSVDWDNDGLDDIISGNSAGNICFIKNLGGGNDPIWAAPVNFKVNGEVIRILAGKNGSIQGPCEEKWGYTTVSVADWDGDGKKDIIANSIFGEIVWYKNTGDVENLEGPYLVKVDWQGKDAPKPLWNWWNPGKTDLVTQWRTTPFAIDWNQDGFTDLILMDHEGYLCFYERFKMNDELWLKPGKRIFATEGVIVGPTKKHDPIVNEPGPLRLNDKEAGASGRRKLCLVDWNNDGRLDLIVNTLNAAFLENVRQSGDTIYFKNQGDLSRLSLAGHTTSPTPVDWDKDGIYDLLVGAEDGFFYIIKNKTIKK; translated from the coding sequence ATGAAAAAGATTATTATTTTGTTTTTAACGGCCATGATATGTATTTCGATTCATGGACAAGCTAATGATAAATACAGATTGAAATATAATAACCCTGATCTAATAGTAGATTTAGGAGTGGGATTATGGGGAATGCCGATTCCGATTGATTATGATGGAGATGGACTGATGGATTTATTGATGACATGTCCATCAACACCCCATAAAGGGATCTTTTATTTCCATAATATTGGCAATAAACAAACACCACTTTTTGACAAAGGAGTAAAATTGGTAAACACAACTTATAGAGATTTAAGTGTTTCTTATGTGAATGGAAATTTGCATGTAATACATAAAGGGGTCGAATATTTGGATTTTAAGAATTCTTTGTTTGCACGACCTCAAAAAATAGAGGTTACAGAAAATCCTTTGAAAGACATTGTAAAAGAGCGCGGGAATACATGGGCTTATGTTGATTATGACAATGATGGTGATCTTGATATTATTGTAGGATTAGGTGATTGGGGTGATTATGGTTGGGATAATGCCTATGATAAAAACGGTAATTGGAAAAATGGCCCCCTTCATGGATATGTGTATCTATTGGAGAACAAAAATGGAGAATATATTAATCGGGGAAAAATAAAGGCGGGAAAGAAGGCGATTGATGTTTATGGTGCGCCAACCCCTAACATGTATGATTTTGATGGAGATGGTGATTTAGATTTGATATGTGGTGAATTTATTGATAAACTAACTTGGTTTGAAAATATTGGGACACGTGAGGTTCCTCGGTTTGCTGAAGGGCGTTATTTAGAAAATAAGGATGGAATTATTAAATTTCATATTGAAATGATATTGCCTGTCGCTGTGGACTTTGATAAAGATGGAAATATTGATTTAATGGTAGGGGATGAAGATGGTAGAGTGGCATATTTAAGAAATACGGGGATTGTTATTGATAATATGCCACAATTTGATTCTCCGGTTTATCTCCAGCAAAAAGCGGATTGTGTAAAATATGGTGCATTGTCTACTCCGTTTAGTGTTGACTGGGATAACGATGGGCTTGATGATATTATCAGTGGAAATTCAGCAGGAAATATTTGTTTTATTAAAAATTTAGGAGGAGGTAATGATCCTATATGGGCAGCTCCCGTCAATTTTAAAGTGAATGGTGAAGTTATCCGTATTCTTGCGGGTAAAAACGGTTCTATTCAAGGTCCATGTGAAGAAAAATGGGGTTATACAACTGTTTCTGTTGCCGATTGGGATGGAGATGGGAAAAAGGATATTATAGCTAACTCTATTTTCGGAGAAATAGTTTGGTATAAAAATACTGGAGATGTTGAAAATTTGGAAGGACCTTATCTAGTAAAGGTGGACTGGCAAGGAAAAGATGCACCTAAACCTTTGTGGAATTGGTGGAATCCAGGTAAAACAGATTTAGTAACTCAATGGCGTACTACTCCCTTTGCCATAGATTGGAATCAAGATGGGTTTACAGACCTTATATTGATGGATCATGAAGGATACCTCTGTTTTTATGAGAGATTTAAAATGAACGATGAATTATGGTTAAAACCAGGGAAGAGGATTTTTGCAACGGAGGGGGTTATTGTTGGCCCTACAAAAAAACATGATCCAATTGTCAATGAGCCTGGTCCTCTTCGTTTGAATGATAAAGAAGCCGGTGCTTCTGGCAGACGTAAACTTTGTTTGGTAGATTGGAATAACGATGGACGTTTGGACCTGATTGTAAATACTTTGAATGCTGCATTTCTTGAAAATGTACGTCAATCAGGTGATACTATATATTTCAAAAATCAGGGAGATCTTTCCAGACTTTCTTTGGCAGGACATACAACAAGTCCTACTCCTGTTGATTGGGATAAGGATGGTATATATGATTTACTGGTAGGTGCAGAAGATGGATTTTTCTATATTATAAAAAACAAAACAATTAAAAAATAA
- a CDS encoding DUF6786 family protein — protein sequence MGSYADDALFMSRNNIEYVELISDDGKSKVMVIPAWQGRVMTTSAAGDEGDSYGWINYSFIKKRQIDLQFNPVGGEERFWLGPEGGVFSLYFRQGEKQIYKNWKVPPVLDIEAFKIQSQSKNCICLTKEGCLTNACGTTFYLNIKRTISLLDINEFAASFNLEFPKDIKAVAYKSDNQITNIGNESWNKETGLISVWMLSMFNPTSATTVFIPYKQSRKGKIVNDEYFGKIPTDRLIVKNGIIYFKIDGCFRSKLGVPASRATNLCGSYDSSKGVLTILWCDIFEDSLNYMNGQWGIQNDPYYGDVINAYNDGPVEDGSVMGPFYEIETSSPGAELAPNESLTHTQKIIHIQGNDKQLDYIIKKLFKTDIYSIKTKFQ from the coding sequence ATGGGAAGTTATGCTGATGATGCCCTGTTTATGAGCAGGAATAATATTGAATATGTTGAGTTGATTTCTGATGATGGAAAATCCAAAGTTATGGTGATTCCAGCCTGGCAAGGGCGAGTTATGACTACATCTGCTGCTGGGGATGAAGGAGATAGTTATGGTTGGATTAATTATTCTTTTATCAAAAAGAGACAAATAGACTTGCAATTTAATCCTGTGGGAGGTGAAGAGCGTTTTTGGCTCGGTCCGGAAGGTGGGGTATTTTCTTTATATTTCAGGCAAGGGGAAAAACAAATTTATAAAAATTGGAAAGTTCCCCCGGTTTTGGACATAGAGGCTTTCAAAATTCAATCACAAAGTAAAAATTGTATATGTCTAACTAAGGAAGGATGCTTAACAAATGCTTGTGGTACCACTTTTTATTTAAATATTAAACGAACTATTTCTTTATTGGATATTAATGAATTTGCAGCAAGTTTTAATCTTGAATTTCCTAAAGATATAAAAGCGGTAGCTTATAAGAGTGATAACCAGATTACCAATATTGGAAATGAATCATGGAATAAAGAAACAGGGTTGATATCAGTTTGGATGCTTAGTATGTTTAATCCTACATCTGCTACTACTGTATTTATTCCTTACAAGCAATCTAGAAAGGGAAAAATTGTAAATGATGAATATTTTGGTAAAATTCCTACTGATAGACTAATTGTAAAAAATGGCATTATTTACTTTAAAATAGATGGGTGTTTTCGTTCTAAATTAGGAGTACCTGCTTCACGTGCAACTAATTTATGTGGAAGTTATGATTCTTCCAAAGGTGTACTTACTATTTTGTGGTGTGATATTTTTGAAGACTCTTTGAACTACATGAATGGACAGTGGGGAATTCAAAATGATCCTTACTACGGTGATGTAATCAATGCTTATAATGACGGGCCGGTTGAAGATGGTTCTGTGATGGGACCTTTTTATGAAATTGAAACTTCCTCTCCAGGTGCAGAATTGGCACCCAATGAGTCATTAACCCATACACAGAAAATAATTCATATACAGGGAAACGATAAACAATTGGATTATATAATAAAAAAACTATTTAAAACAGACATATACTCAATCAAGACTAAATTTCAATAG